A stretch of the Planktothricoides raciborskii GIHE-MW2 genome encodes the following:
- a CDS encoding Uma2 family endonuclease codes for MIANPSQNYISPQEYLSGEEISPIKHEYIDGEVYAMAGASDAHVTIAGNLFALLRNHLRGSGCRVYMSDMKANMSAANIGNIFYYPDVMVTCDARDKELTNHKKYPCLIVEVLSDSTEAFDRGDKFANYQQLPTLQEYVIISQKRQRVECFRRNAEENWNFRLYNPGSEIYLESIDFRTRFEDLYEDVTLANNAS; via the coding sequence ATGATTGCCAATCCAAGTCAAAATTATATTTCTCCTCAAGAATATCTAAGCGGAGAAGAAATCAGCCCCATCAAACACGAATATATAGATGGAGAAGTTTACGCAATGGCTGGGGCTAGTGATGCTCATGTCACCATTGCCGGAAACTTATTTGCCTTGTTAAGAAATCATCTACGAGGTAGCGGTTGCCGCGTCTATATGTCCGACATGAAAGCGAATATGTCAGCCGCGAATATCGGGAATATATTTTATTATCCTGATGTGATGGTGACTTGTGATGCCAGAGATAAAGAATTGACGAATCATAAAAAATATCCTTGTTTAATTGTTGAAGTTTTATCAGATAGTACAGAAGCCTTTGACAGAGGCGACAAATTTGCTAACTATCAGCAATTACCAACCCTGCAAGAATATGTCATTATTAGCCAAAAACGCCAGCGCGTCGAATGTTTCCGTCGTAATGCTGAGGAAAATTGGAATTTTCGACTATACAATCCAGGGAGTGAAATTTATTTAGAATCTATCGATTTTCGCACCAGATTTGAGGATTTATATGAGGATGTGACTTTGGCAAATAATGCGTCATAA
- a CDS encoding SDR family oxidoreductase has product MISVANKVANKVANKIVVITGASSGIGAACAKLFAQAGAKLILAARRRENLAKLAQSLQETYQTETYLIELDVRDRLAVESAFAQLPESWQNIEILINNAGLSRGLEKFHEASIEDWEEMIDTNVKGLLYVSRTLIPGMVQRGAGHIVNIGSIAGRAAYPGGHVYCASKAAVRTISEGMKQDLLGTPLRVTDIQPGLVETEFSIVRFHGDTNRANKVYENLTPLTADDIADVVFFTVTRPAHVNISEVLLVPTDQANATLVYRHQ; this is encoded by the coding sequence ATGATTTCTGTTGCCAATAAAGTTGCCAATAAAGTTGCCAATAAAATTGTTGTGATTACGGGCGCCAGTTCTGGAATCGGTGCCGCTTGTGCCAAACTTTTCGCGCAAGCTGGGGCGAAGTTGATTTTAGCTGCCCGCCGTCGGGAAAATTTGGCAAAACTTGCTCAGAGTCTCCAAGAAACCTATCAAACTGAGACTTATTTAATTGAGCTAGATGTGCGCGATCGCCTCGCCGTAGAATCGGCCTTTGCCCAGCTTCCAGAATCTTGGCAAAATATAGAAATTCTGATTAATAATGCCGGGCTCAGTCGGGGCTTAGAAAAATTTCACGAAGCCAGCATCGAAGACTGGGAAGAAATGATTGATACCAATGTCAAAGGCTTACTATATGTCTCTCGCACCCTCATTCCTGGGATGGTGCAGCGTGGGGCGGGACATATTGTGAATATTGGCTCAATTGCCGGTCGCGCTGCCTATCCTGGAGGCCATGTTTACTGTGCATCCAAAGCCGCCGTCCGCACAATTTCTGAAGGGATGAAACAAGATTTATTAGGCACTCCTTTACGGGTGACAGACATTCAACCGGGACTGGTGGAAACAGAATTTAGTATCGTGCGATTTCATGGGGATACCAACCGGGCGAATAAGGTTTACGAGAACTTAACCCCTTTAACGGCTGATGATATTGCGGATGTGGTTTTCTTCACCGTCACTCGTCCTGCCCATGTGAATATTTCCGAAGTTTTATTAGTCCCCACAGACCAAGCCAATGCCACCTTAGTTTATCGACATCAATAG
- a CDS encoding GNAT family N-acetyltransferase, with the protein MLGRGYSKQLLGKSLEALRQQNILMIYLEVETENRTAIGLYQSLGFAPVKLLKDYYQPTRDGLKMKLNLVA; encoded by the coding sequence ATCCTTGGTCGAGGCTATAGCAAACAACTGCTGGGCAAATCATTAGAAGCTTTACGGCAACAAAATATCCTGATGATTTATCTGGAAGTGGAAACCGAAAACCGGACAGCGATCGGGCTTTACCAATCCCTCGGCTTTGCCCCGGTTAAACTCTTAAAAGATTACTATCAACCCACCAGAGATGGCTTAAAAATGAAATTGAACTTAGTAGCCTAG
- a CDS encoding pentapeptide repeat-containing protein: MNGNLDNSVFTYSETIAPGENVSLEDDLINDSAKETSNANRPDWRIHWLKRVDRLLQSLRRLGASTLETTVFVTVTAVPLAAGWYANEYHTGKLVPLNPVLAIAVEEIAVKLALPGCPQGSIRDAGIRSHFRNASNPQVDHQGLIWCGRPVAPVTNLFWSVAIAAPGILAISHIYKLGKTGQTFAKRWCNIQVVTDSGNPPGIWRAFWREGIGKFWLPVAIAYSLWWGTGAVPDLRILAGLTGMLWLFDNISAGFDPQQRTLHDKWARTWVNALPTSQSVPWQLSTAVSESQILTSEVEEGVMEHQEEKETIIRSIIRWLREHQEIGLVCGIAITMIVILGALVGTQAYVQNQASLRSRQEQENQKFLKLVDQFAPNERQGAILALGSLNHPEVGIKMLTDLLALEDDPAQISSIEQALVSAGANALPYLHKLNQALRTDLDSLRYGGNQAEQQIAALKQRSTQRAIAKILRVYSSELPGINLNRIDLGQVTSSLAKFTLVLEKVNLSGIQLRGAILTGANFHGSQFSSAGPDRRFGTFDDVKADLSGALMADANLSEAFLPSAIMEKIDLSRANLNQANLSNSNLIDANLSSAQLIGADLTYANLSQAKLTGANLVSADFSQAQLGGGRLGQAIAKAANFQGANFRNPTLGAADLQGADFREANLSNANLQNANLSATNLSGANLANAQLQNANFQNADLTGVDLRGANLAGANLQGAIFATAPAEKSPKTQKTDSFIIKSPPALGMGLLQGVNFNQVQNLDLKQISYLCTQGVVHEQCDMTPQP, encoded by the coding sequence GTGAACGGAAATTTAGATAATAGCGTCTTCACTTATTCAGAGACGATCGCCCCTGGGGAGAATGTTTCCCTAGAAGACGATCTAATTAACGATTCCGCGAAGGAGACGAGCAACGCGAATCGCCCTGATTGGCGAATTCATTGGCTCAAACGAGTCGATCGCCTCCTCCAATCCCTGCGGCGCTTGGGCGCCAGCACCCTGGAAACCACGGTGTTTGTCACGGTGACAGCCGTTCCCCTGGCCGCTGGTTGGTATGCCAATGAGTACCATACCGGCAAGCTTGTGCCGTTAAATCCAGTTTTGGCGATCGCCGTCGAAGAAATAGCGGTGAAATTAGCCCTCCCCGGTTGTCCCCAGGGGTCGATTCGGGATGCAGGGATTCGCAGCCATTTCCGCAACGCTTCTAACCCCCAGGTTGACCATCAAGGGCTGATTTGGTGCGGTCGTCCCGTAGCCCCTGTAACCAACTTATTCTGGTCAGTAGCGATCGCCGCACCGGGAATTTTGGCGATCTCACATATATATAAATTAGGTAAAACCGGCCAAACTTTCGCGAAACGTTGGTGCAACATCCAAGTGGTGACGGACTCAGGCAACCCACCGGGAATTTGGCGGGCATTTTGGCGAGAAGGAATCGGCAAATTCTGGCTGCCTGTGGCGATCGCCTACAGCTTATGGTGGGGAACAGGCGCCGTCCCGGACTTAAGAATTTTAGCCGGACTGACGGGAATGCTGTGGCTATTTGACAACATCAGCGCGGGTTTCGATCCCCAACAACGGACACTCCATGATAAATGGGCTAGAACTTGGGTTAATGCCTTGCCCACCAGTCAATCGGTTCCTTGGCAACTGTCTACAGCCGTCTCGGAGAGTCAAATTTTGACCTCGGAGGTGGAGGAGGGAGTGATGGAACATCAGGAAGAGAAAGAAACAATCATTCGTTCAATCATTCGTTGGCTGCGAGAACACCAAGAAATTGGCTTGGTCTGCGGCATTGCGATCACCATGATCGTGATTTTGGGGGCGTTGGTGGGGACACAAGCTTATGTGCAAAATCAGGCATCCCTGCGATCGCGCCAAGAACAGGAAAATCAAAAGTTTCTCAAATTAGTAGATCAATTTGCCCCGAACGAACGCCAAGGGGCAATCCTTGCCCTGGGTAGTCTGAATCACCCAGAAGTGGGGATTAAAATGTTGACGGATTTATTAGCCTTAGAAGATGACCCCGCCCAGATTTCTAGTATTGAGCAAGCCCTAGTCAGTGCCGGGGCCAATGCCTTGCCATACCTGCATAAACTCAATCAAGCCCTGAGAACGGATTTGGACTCCCTGCGCTATGGGGGCAATCAGGCAGAACAACAGATCGCTGCCCTGAAACAGCGGTCAACTCAACGGGCGATCGCCAAAATTCTCCGAGTTTACAGTAGCGAACTGCCAGGGATTAATCTCAATCGCATTGACCTAGGGCAAGTCACCTCTTCTTTGGCTAAGTTTACCCTCGTATTGGAAAAAGTAAATCTTTCTGGGATTCAGCTACGGGGTGCCATCCTCACCGGCGCCAATTTCCACGGCAGCCAATTTTCCAGCGCGGGACCCGATCGCCGCTTCGGCACCTTCGATGATGTCAAAGCAGACCTCAGCGGCGCTTTGATGGCAGACGCGAACCTGAGTGAAGCCTTTCTCCCCAGCGCCATCATGGAAAAAATCGACCTGAGTCGGGCGAACTTAAATCAGGCGAACTTATCCAATAGCAACTTAATTGATGCCAACCTCAGCAGCGCTCAACTCATTGGGGCTGATTTGACCTATGCCAATCTTTCTCAAGCCAAACTCACGGGCGCCAATTTAGTCAGCGCCGATTTTTCCCAAGCACAACTGGGTGGGGGGCGCCTGGGGCAAGCGATCGCCAAAGCCGCCAACTTTCAGGGAGCCAATTTTAGAAATCCTACTTTAGGGGCTGCTGACTTGCAGGGGGCGGATTTCCGGGAGGCGAATTTAAGCAATGCCAATTTACAAAATGCTAATTTATCAGCAACCAACCTCAGTGGAGCCAACCTAGCCAATGCCCAGTTACAAAATGCCAATTTCCAAAACGCGGATCTGACGGGGGTTGACTTGCGGGGGGCGAACCTTGCTGGAGCCAACCTTCAAGGAGCGATCTTTGCCACTGCGCCAGCAGAAAAATCCCCAAAAACCCAAAAAACCGATTCATTTATCATTAAGTCACCCCCAGCATTGGGCATGGGCTTATTGCAGGGAGTAAATTTTAATCAAGTGCAAAATTTAGACCTGAAACAAATCTCATATTTATGCACCCAAGGGGTCGTACACGAGCAATGTGACATGACTCCGCAACCCTAA
- a CDS encoding WD40 repeat domain-containing protein, producing the protein MLLTSIAFLADMSLPTAVIDVLWQISQSTAQSLTEKLEPTLIGLAEAFAAIAFSEDNGAVQPPLPEINSYRNVISGYWQRQEKREQELEKNSQHPENEESIRQIQQEALQDRTQQTEVILELLRKWQGEKIQYQLEQLPQIWQKESWLFRLSQTVTQKILRSHKEQHRLLILVAPLKISQTCPETFHENLTLQFTDQLERFFHHYYPLGSSSPIAPASPVEFYGTYFPAPISKITLSMMQEIFAPIPTAILYTNITDTQMNCHLGFWMPGNSHIAFYPLPSWNWQSAKSSLEAEGIDSVKALEVIQEIAIAIHQVLTAFIADWYYLKVNPLSDPRLFYLANYASENGITWEWIQPYTHCLRTLQKQQMSQSQIKPAIAPELYRDKIRSFKNTRTLKGHSSWVDAVAISKDGQILVSGSYDNTIKLWDLPTGKSVYTLVGHSSSVHSVAISADKKTVVSGSDDGTMRVWNAATGELIRTVKDSASQRNTATKVQSVSISQDGQKFVSGGDDRTVKIWQLDTGKLLQKLHGHSHKVEVVAIAPDNQKILSGSDDGTIKIWQLETGELIRTIHGYFGAIYALDISANGQTIVSGHGQKQIKIWQLETGELVRTLYGNFGAVYAVAISPDSKTVATADFLGDSLGHQTVAIQLWDIVTGELIHTLPEYSNRILALCFSPDGKTLISASEDKTIKIWQCD; encoded by the coding sequence ATGCTACTAACCTCGATCGCCTTCTTAGCTGATATGTCTTTACCCACTGCTGTCATCGACGTTCTTTGGCAAATTTCACAATCTACAGCCCAAAGTCTCACGGAAAAACTCGAACCGACTTTGATTGGTTTAGCGGAGGCTTTTGCCGCGATCGCTTTCTCAGAGGATAATGGGGCGGTACAGCCACCGTTACCGGAAATCAACAGCTATCGAAACGTTATTAGTGGCTATTGGCAGCGACAGGAAAAACGAGAACAAGAGTTAGAAAAAAATTCTCAGCATCCAGAAAATGAAGAATCGATCCGACAGATCCAGCAAGAAGCATTACAAGACCGGACTCAACAAACTGAAGTGATACTGGAACTGTTGCGAAAGTGGCAAGGGGAAAAAATTCAGTATCAATTAGAACAATTGCCGCAAATTTGGCAAAAGGAGAGTTGGCTGTTTAGATTAAGTCAAACCGTAACCCAGAAAATTTTGCGATCACACAAGGAACAACATCGCCTGTTAATCTTAGTCGCCCCACTGAAAATCAGCCAAACTTGTCCAGAAACTTTTCACGAAAACTTGACCCTGCAATTCACCGATCAACTGGAAAGATTTTTTCACCACTACTATCCCCTAGGCAGCAGTTCACCGATCGCGCCTGCTTCCCCGGTAGAATTTTATGGAACATATTTTCCGGCACCGATTTCTAAAATCACTCTCTCGATGATGCAAGAAATATTTGCCCCAATTCCTACGGCTATTTTATACACCAATATCACCGATACTCAAATGAATTGCCATTTGGGTTTCTGGATGCCTGGGAATTCTCATATTGCCTTTTATCCCCTGCCCTCGTGGAATTGGCAATCGGCTAAAAGCAGCTTAGAAGCTGAGGGAATCGACTCCGTAAAAGCCTTAGAAGTCATTCAAGAAATTGCGATCGCTATTCACCAAGTTTTAACCGCATTTATCGCCGATTGGTATTATCTCAAAGTCAATCCATTATCGGATCCTAGACTATTTTATTTAGCAAATTATGCTTCAGAAAATGGCATAACCTGGGAATGGATTCAACCCTATACTCATTGCCTCAGAACCCTTCAAAAGCAACAAATGTCTCAGTCTCAGATTAAACCAGCGATCGCTCCTGAATTATACCGCGATAAAATTCGGTCTTTTAAGAATACCCGCACTCTCAAAGGTCATAGTAGCTGGGTTGATGCGGTGGCTATCAGTAAAGATGGGCAAATATTGGTCAGTGGCAGCTATGATAATACGATTAAACTCTGGGATTTACCCACAGGAAAATCTGTTTATACTTTAGTGGGACATAGTAGCAGTGTCCATTCTGTAGCCATTAGTGCAGATAAAAAAACCGTAGTCAGTGGCAGTGATGATGGCACAATGAGAGTGTGGAATGCCGCCACCGGGGAATTAATTCGCACCGTGAAAGATAGTGCGTCTCAGAGAAATACCGCCACAAAAGTTCAGTCGGTGAGTATTAGCCAAGATGGTCAGAAGTTTGTCTCTGGGGGGGACGATCGCACCGTAAAAATTTGGCAGTTAGACACGGGCAAATTATTGCAAAAACTCCACGGACATTCCCATAAAGTAGAAGTGGTGGCGATCGCTCCAGATAACCAAAAGATCCTCAGTGGCAGTGATGATGGCACGATTAAAATTTGGCAGTTAGAAACTGGGGAATTAATCCGCACCATTCACGGATATTTTGGGGCGATTTATGCTTTAGATATTAGTGCCAATGGTCAAACCATTGTCAGCGGTCATGGGCAAAAACAGATCAAAATTTGGCAGTTAGAAACTGGGGAATTAGTCCGCACCCTGTATGGCAATTTTGGGGCTGTCTATGCGGTAGCCATTAGTCCAGATAGCAAAACTGTCGCCACGGCAGATTTTTTAGGGGATTCTTTGGGGCATCAAACCGTGGCGATTCAATTATGGGATATTGTCACGGGGGAATTAATTCATACGCTCCCGGAATATTCTAATCGGATTCTGGCGTTATGTTTTAGTCCCGATGGCAAAACTCTGATTAGTGCTAGTGAAGATAAAACGATTAAAATCTGGCAATGCGATTAA
- a CDS encoding TIGR00266 family protein, whose translation MAEIEIIDREGVRLVKITLQNETVRAESGAMYYMRGNIQMESAGTGGLGGFLKSAVTGENIFRPTYKGTGELYLEPSFGGFHILELQGEEWIMDAGGYFASEETVEITAKRNKLISGLFGGEGLFQTVARGRGKLVLSTPGPIREIHLQNNRLVVDGKYAVARKGNLDYRVEKAARTFMGSMLSGEGFVNVYEGTGTVLIARTAYGRAFMKGKISDIISSKVAAAQRESSSSSSDS comes from the coding sequence ATGGCAGAAATTGAAATCATCGATCGCGAAGGTGTGCGCCTGGTTAAAATAACCCTGCAAAATGAAACCGTCCGGGCTGAATCTGGGGCCATGTACTATATGCGCGGCAACATCCAAATGGAATCAGCCGGAACTGGTGGCTTAGGTGGATTTCTCAAATCTGCTGTCACCGGCGAAAATATCTTTCGTCCTACTTACAAAGGCACCGGCGAACTATACCTAGAACCTTCCTTTGGCGGCTTCCATATCCTAGAACTGCAAGGGGAGGAATGGATTATGGATGCAGGCGGTTACTTTGCTTCCGAGGAAACCGTAGAAATCACCGCCAAGCGCAACAAGTTGATATCGGGATTGTTCGGTGGTGAAGGGTTATTCCAAACCGTGGCGCGGGGGCGGGGCAAACTTGTCCTCTCCACTCCTGGACCGATCCGGGAAATTCATTTACAAAATAACCGTTTGGTGGTGGATGGCAAATATGCCGTAGCCCGGAAAGGTAATTTGGATTATCGTGTAGAAAAAGCGGCTCGAACTTTCATGGGTTCGATGTTGTCGGGAGAAGGATTTGTGAATGTTTACGAAGGCACCGGCACAGTTTTGATTGCCCGGACTGCCTACGGACGAGCATTTATGAAAGGGAAAATTAGCGACATCATCAGCAGCAAAGTTGCCGCTGCACAGCGAGAAAGTTCTAGTAGCAGTAGTGATAGCTAA
- a CDS encoding AIM24 family protein: protein MAKFEIIEEEGLRFIKVLINNETILAEAGALFYFLGDIRMESQGTGGVGGFFKALATGETVVRPSYTGTGELYLEPSFEGYHILNLQGEEWVMDTGGYWASEGSVQVDAKRNKLLTGLFGGEGLFQTTAKGQGKVVIKTPGPIEEVHLRNDRLVVDGTFAVARSATLNYTVTKATKSLLGSLTSGEGFVNTYEGTGTVLLAPNAYWEVMMLRQLWAV, encoded by the coding sequence ATGGCCAAGTTTGAAATCATCGAAGAAGAAGGCTTACGGTTTATCAAAGTCCTGATAAACAACGAAACCATCCTTGCTGAAGCTGGAGCATTATTTTATTTTCTCGGCGACATTCGGATGGAGTCCCAAGGCACTGGTGGGGTTGGGGGCTTTTTCAAGGCCCTTGCCACTGGGGAAACCGTGGTGCGACCCAGCTATACGGGAACGGGAGAACTGTATCTGGAACCCAGCTTTGAAGGCTACCACATTCTGAACTTGCAGGGCGAGGAATGGGTGATGGATACAGGCGGTTACTGGGCTTCTGAGGGCAGCGTCCAGGTTGATGCCAAGCGCAACAAATTGCTGACCGGGTTATTTGGGGGCGAGGGGCTATTTCAAACCACCGCGAAAGGGCAGGGTAAGGTAGTCATTAAAACCCCAGGTCCGATTGAAGAAGTCCATCTTCGGAACGATCGCCTAGTGGTAGATGGCACTTTTGCCGTTGCCCGTTCTGCCACTTTAAATTACACCGTCACCAAAGCCACCAAATCATTATTGGGCAGCTTGACCTCTGGGGAAGGCTTTGTCAACACCTACGAAGGAACGGGCACAGTCCTGCTGGCACCCAATGCCTATTGGGAAGTAATGATGCTGCGTCAGCTTTGGGCCGTTTAA